A portion of the Aythya fuligula isolate bAytFul2 chromosome 10, bAytFul2.pri, whole genome shotgun sequence genome contains these proteins:
- the QARS1 gene encoding glutamine--tRNA ligase: MAAEPVAAAEPESEAEALGLFTGIGLSEAKARETLRNAALSAQLRRAVLQARGALGPRLDKATGALLYNAAARLRDPGRLAFLVAYIGRGDIRSDLQLGAALQYLRSHPLDPLDAADFERACGVGVRVSPEQIEEAVEAVISRHREELLAERYRFNMGLLMGEARSRLQWADGKSIKNEVDLQVLHLLGPKTEADLEKKPKATKARPVQEEKQKAPVVENGEVGTEAKSLLEQLRGEALKFHKPGENYKTEGYVVTPNTMALLKQHLAVTGGQVRTRFPPEPNGILHIGHAKAINFNFGYAKANGGVCFLRYDDTNPEKEEEKYFTAIREMVEWLGYQPYAVTHASDYFDQLYSWALELIRRGQAYVCHQKVEEIKGHNPPPSPWRDRPVEESLLLFEDMRKGKFGEGEATLRMKLVMEDGKMDPVAYRVKFTPHHRTGDKWCIYPTYDYTHCLCDSIEHITHSLCTKEFQARRSSYFWLCNALDVYCPVQWEYGRLNLLYTVVSKRKIIRLVETGAVRDWDDPRLFTLTALRRRGFPPEAINNFCARVGVTVAQATMEPHLLEACVREVLNEQAPRAMAVLEPLKVTITNFPAPETIDVLVPNFPADESRGSHKVPFQPTVYIEETDFREELDKGYKRLAPGQPVGLRHAGYVIAVQNVIKNASGRVMELEVTCTKSEAAEKPKAFIHWVAEPLPCEVRLYERLFLHKNPEDPAEVPGGFLSDLNPASLRVVDNALVDRSVLAARPFDKFQFERLGYFSVDPDSSEGKLVFNRTVTLKEDPGKA, translated from the exons aTGGCGGCGGagccggtggcggcggcggagcccgAGTCCGAGGCGGAGGCGCTGGGGCTGTTCACCGGCATCGGGCTGAGCGAGGCCAAGGCCCGCGAGACGCTGCGCAACGCCGCGCTCAGCGCCCAGCTCCGCCGCGCCGTGCTGCAGGCCCGCGGGGCGCTGGGCCCCCGCCTGGACAAGGCCACCGGGGCGCTGCTCTACAACGCCGCCGCCCGCCTGCGCGACCCCGGCCGCCTCGCCTTCCTCGTGGCCTACATCGGCCGCGGGGACATCCGCAGCGACCTGCAGCTCGGCG CCGCCCTGCAGTACCTGCGCAGCCACCCGCTTGACCCCCTGGACGCAGCCGACTTCGAGCGGGCGTGCGGAGTGGGCGTGAGGGTCAGCCCCGAGCAGATCGAGGAGGCG GTGGAGGCCGTGATCAGCCGGCAccgggaggagctgctggccgAGCGCTACCGCTTCAACATGGGGCTGCTGATGG GGGAGGCGCGCAGCCGGCTGCAGTGGGCGGATGGGAAGAGCATCAAGAACGAGGTGGATCTGCAG gtgcTGCATTTGCTGGGACCAAAGACGGAAGCAGatctggaaaagaaaccaaag GCTACAAAGGCCCGGCCGGtccaggaggagaagcagaaggcGCCCGTGGTGGAGAACG GTGAGGTGGGCACGGAGGCGAAAtcgctgctggagcagctgcggGGAGAAGCCCTCAAGTTCCACAAGCCGG GGGAGAACTACAAGACGGAGGGCTACGTGGTGACACCCAACACCATGGCGCTGCTGAAGCAGCACCTGGCGGTCACAGGCGGGCAG GTGCGGACACGGTTCCCTCCCGAGCCCAACGGGATCCTGCACATCGGGCACGCCAAGGCCATCAACTTCAATTTCGGCTACGCCAAG gccAACGGGGGCGTGTGCTTCCTGCGCTACGACGACACCAACCCcgagaaggaggaggagaaatacTTCACGGCCATCCGGGAGATGGTGGAGTGGCTCG GCTACCAGCCCTACGCGGTGACCCACGCCTCGGACTACTTCGACCAGCTCTACAGCTGGGCCCTGGAGCTCATCCGCag GGGCCAGGCCTACGTCTGCCACCAGAAGGTGGAGGAGATCAAGGGCCACAACCCGCCGCCCTCGCCGTGGCGGGACCGGCCCGTGGAGGAATCGCTCCTGCTCTTCGAG GACATGCGAAAGGGCAAGTTCGGGGAGGGGGAGGCCACGCTGCGGATGAAGCTGGTGATGGAGGACGGGAAGATGGACCCCGTCGCCTACCGCGTCAAGTTCACCCCGCACCACCGCACCGGGGACAAGTG GTGCATCTACCCCACGTACGACTACACGCACTGCCTGTGCGACTCCATCGAGCACATCACGCACTCCCTCTGCACCAAGGAGTTCCAGGCCAG GCGCTCCTCCTACTTCTGGCTGTGCAACGCGCTGGACGTCTACTGCCCCGTGCAGTGGGAGTACGGGCGCCTGAACCTGCTCTACACCGTCGTCTCCAAGAGGAAAATCATCCGCCTGGTGGAGACGGGCGCCGTGAG GGACTGGGACGACCCGCGGCTCTTCACCCTGACCGCCCTGCGCCGCCGAGGCTTCCCCCCCGAGGCCATCAACAACTTCTGCGCCCGG GTCGGTGTGACCGTGGCCCAGGCAACGATGGAGCCACACCTGCTGGAGGCGTGCGTGCGGGAGGTGCTGAACGAGCAGGCCCCCCGCGCCATGGCCGTGCTGGAGCCCCTCAAGGTCACCATCACCAACTTCCCCGCTCCTGAG aCAATCGACGTCCTCGTGCCCAACTTCCCAGCCGACGAGAGCCGGGGCTCCCACAAAGTGCCCTTCCAGCCCACTGTCTACATCGAGGAGACCGACTTCAGGGAG GAGCTGGACAAGGGCTACAAGCGGCTGGCCCCGGGGCAGCCCGTGGGGCTGCGCCACGCTGGCTACGTCATTGCCGTCCAGAACGTCATCAAG AACGCCAGCGGGCGCGTGATGGAGCTGGAGGTGACCTGCACGAAGTCAGAGGCGGCCGAGAAGCCCAAAGCCTTCATCCACTGGGTTGCGGAGCCCCTGCCCTGCGAAGTGCGGCTCTACGAGCGGCT GTTTTTGCACAAAAATCCCGAGGACCCAGCGGAGGTGCCCGGGGGCTTTCTGAGCGATCTCAATCCC gcCTCCCTGCGCGTGGTGGACAACGCCCTGGTCGACAGATCCGTCCTGGCCGCCCGCCCCTTTGACAAATTCCAGTTCGAGCGCCTGGGCTACTTCTCCGTGGACCCCGACAGCAGTGAGGGGAAG CTGGTGTTCAACCGCACGGTGACGCTGAAGGAAGACCCCGGCAAAGCCTGA